The genome window TTCAACCAATGGTCCTTTGTTGTGTATTTCTTGAAAGCAGaatattctctgtgtgtgaaggAACACTAGAACAAGGCGCTCTTGAAAATGGGAGGAACAGGTAGTTTTATCATTACCTTTGTAAGTTGAATAAATTCTTTTTATTTCAAGAGATATGCTCTTTTAGCCTCACTTCACTTTTTAGGTTATTCATTTAAGAACATTATCTCAGCAGAcctgtgtttttctttgtgCCAACACTGTTCATTTCATTGCTGTCACATTAAACATAAGATCAGAGAAAAATAACCAAAGCGTTAAAGAATAGTATTATCCCCATAAGGGTCTAAAGTATTCTAAACAGAAAACAGTGTGTCTGTTGTTTGTCCAATTCCCATAATTTAATAGTATACGTGAACACTGGCAGGATTCACAATCCACTGGGGGTGGAGATAGGGGTGCATTTCAGGAATAAAACACACCAGTGTAATAAGCACATCATGAAACTGCACAATATAACAATATAAAAGCACTACATGAAAACAGTGCACATCATACAGAGCACACTAACCTCTTCAGCCTAGCACAAAAAATGATCGGGACAAATCGTGTTTAAATGTATTACGAAAGATTACTCCGCGCTATAGTGCACATCAGACAGTGGTACATCATATTCATTCATCACAAGAACTGAGTATTCTTTTAGCCCATTTTAACCTCATCAATCAGAGAGAAAATGCACTTTGTATGATTTCACATAGGTGCTGTCCCAAACAAACAGAAGTTTCTCTCGAGGCATGTATGAGAGCATGGCCAAAATGCCAGCAGGCGCTCTGAAATCAAAACTGACATTCACGGGCTTACCCTTCAGGAGATCAAAGGCATAGGCTACCCTGCTGTCTTTGGTGTCAGTGACATAGAGAACCCCACATGCAATGAAGGCATTCCCAGCCTTGGTGCGAGGGTAGCTGGTGTTGACGATCTCCGAGACTGAGAACGTTTTCTCGTCCAGCTGGGCCACCATGATGGTATCGTCGAGACTGGAGGCGAAGATGAGCCATAGGCCGTTCTCATCCACCGCCAATTTGAAGTACGTCTTGGAGTTGAACAGCAGGTAAGCCAGATTAtggtacagtgcattttcaatGGACAGGGTGTGTAACCTTTTGGTCTGAAGCTCATATCTGGAGGAAATGAAAGATAGTAAATGAATCTgaaaacagaaagaatgtgCTAGATGACATGGGGATGTTACAAAACTTACTTGGCAATTTTGAAAGTGCCAGCAATGTTGTAATATATTGAGCCACCGTGTACAATGTGACCACAGCCTTGAAAGAATTTCCCAACATCGATGGTATCACTGCTGCCGTTCTGGAATGCTGCAATGTTCTTGTATACCCGCATAGTTCGACCTAAACAGAAGACAGATGAGTGACCACCATGCATAtctgaggaggaggaaaaacaaTGCAGTCCCATGAGACTGGACTCTATGAACACAATGGGATAAGTGTTATTCTCATTACTGCTGTGTCAACACTGCAATCTGCGTGTTTGATGTAGTGGGGTGGTGGACTGGCTATCACAGTGTACATCAAGTTCTCAATCACTACCAGAGAAGTGGTCTGCCACCCAGATCCGCTCATCGTCAGACACAGCTGCATCTTTCATCCAGGTTCCAAATGTGCTCCACATCTTGGCTATGCTCTCGGGTTTGCCAAGTGCTCTTATAACGCAATCTGTTGCACAGACATAAAATCCTGTCAGCAGCCGCCTTTTCGTCCTATTATGAAATGTTTGTCATGTTCATGAAATGATTGATACCTTTTTTCTTCCCAACTGACCCCTTTTCTTTTGCTCCCTCTTTGCCAGTCGAGTCATTTGGAATAGCATGGAGTAATCCTGGTGAGTGGGGATGAATGAGCCATAATAAGGAAATCATGGATTATACATTAGCAGGGATAAGCAGGCAAACTCTTTATAGGGAGAAGAATGACAGGACAGGGAAAGTTCCAAACACCTGGGAAAGAGGTTAGAACTAGTGTTGGtgctaaatgcaaaaaaactgTTGAACACTTGATGGTGCACTTTTGGTATCAGATATCTCTGAAGTAAGTAGAGATCCTCAAGTGCACGATGTGAATGGTCAAAAACCTTGAGCTCCAAGGCACAACAGCACTTACTGATAGATTTCTGAGCTGCATGATGGTGAGCTCGATGGGTCCTGTTTCTGGCCGGTCCTTGAGGACCAGGAGGACCTGGGG of Alosa alosa isolate M-15738 ecotype Scorff River chromosome 14, AALO_Geno_1.1, whole genome shotgun sequence contains these proteins:
- the gldn gene encoding gliomedin; the protein is MLTELPDTSRRGIMKLSSHKLPWMVQFLLYGTCVLTLVNSGGLFVLLVQQTQLSARLVLQEGRLQEISESSVVEFLSQVRGPEDQGEPSQSSRNKRSQELHHAQEELLHATQGVHHGQGIHRAEQQGDMMMMMTYSMVPVKILLDICNSTKGVCLTGPPGPAGLPGTDGMPGHNGTDGLPGPKGEPGVEGRRGKRGPPGEKGEPGEKGDKGNPGPPGEPVEASNDVLLEGPPGPPGPAGPPGPAGPPGPPGPQGPARNRTHRAHHHAAQKSIRLLHAIPNDSTGKEGAKEKGSVGKKKDCVIRALGKPESIAKMWSTFGTWMKDAAVSDDERIWVADHFSGRTMRVYKNIAAFQNGSSDTIDVGKFFQGCGHIVHGGSIYYNIAGTFKIAKYELQTKRLHTLSIENALYHNLAYLLFNSKTYFKLAVDENGLWLIFASSLDDTIMVAQLDEKTFSVSEIVNTSYPRTKAGNAFIACGVLYVTDTKDSRVAYAFDLLKGKPVNVSFDFRAPAGILAMLSYMPREKLLFVWDSTYVKSYKVHFLSD